The following coding sequences lie in one Pseudomonas sp. SL4(2022) genomic window:
- a CDS encoding class I SAM-dependent methyltransferase, with protein MDPRSEVLLRQPDLFNGPLLLAGLPADDLLGQLPEAHGWSWHAGEHALLDARFSTRCHFDTQPGEREFQAAVLFLPKSRELTEYLLNALAARLNGRELFLVGEKRAGIERAAKQLANFGQARKLDSARHCQLWQVRVEHAPATPDLHSLAQRYELALADGPLQVLSLPGVFSHGRLDVGSALLLEHLDGLPSGHILDFGCGAGVLGAALKRRYPDSQITLLDVDAFAVESSRLTLAANSLQADVINGDGIDAAPTGLSAILSNPPFHQGVHTHYQATEHLLRQASLHLASKGELRLVANSFLRYPPLIEQHLGPCQTLADAKGFRIYQARKS; from the coding sequence ATGGACCCGCGAAGCGAAGTACTGCTGCGCCAGCCCGATCTATTCAACGGCCCGCTGCTGCTTGCCGGCTTGCCGGCGGATGACTTGCTCGGTCAACTCCCCGAGGCCCACGGCTGGAGCTGGCATGCCGGCGAACACGCATTGCTGGACGCCCGCTTCAGCACTCGCTGCCACTTTGACACCCAGCCCGGCGAACGCGAATTCCAGGCAGCCGTGCTGTTTCTGCCGAAATCCCGCGAGCTGACCGAATACCTACTCAATGCCCTGGCGGCGCGCCTGAATGGCCGCGAACTGTTTCTGGTCGGTGAAAAGCGTGCCGGCATTGAGCGCGCCGCCAAGCAGCTGGCTAACTTCGGCCAAGCACGCAAGCTCGACAGCGCGCGGCACTGCCAGCTCTGGCAGGTACGAGTTGAGCACGCACCCGCCACGCCGGATCTGCACAGTTTGGCGCAACGCTACGAACTGGCCCTGGCCGACGGTCCACTGCAGGTACTCAGCCTGCCAGGCGTATTCAGCCATGGCCGCCTGGACGTTGGCAGCGCGCTGCTGCTTGAGCATCTCGATGGCTTGCCAAGTGGACATATTCTGGATTTCGGCTGTGGCGCCGGCGTACTCGGCGCGGCGCTGAAACGCCGCTACCCGGACAGCCAGATCACCCTGCTGGACGTGGACGCCTTCGCCGTCGAAAGCAGCCGTCTGACCCTTGCCGCCAATAGCCTGCAGGCTGACGTGATCAATGGCGACGGCATTGATGCCGCGCCCACGGGGTTGAGTGCGATCCTCAGCAACCCGCCCTTTCACCAAGGCGTGCACACTCACTACCAGGCCACCGAACACCTGCTGCGCCAGGCCAGCCTGCACCTGGCCAGCAAAGGCGAATTGCGCCTGGTGGCTAACAGCTTTCTTAGATACCCACCGCTGATCGAACAGCACCTCGGCCCCTGCCAGACGCTGGCCGACGCCAAGGGATTCCGCATCTACCAAGCCCGCAAAAGCTAA
- a CDS encoding type II toxin-antitoxin system RatA family toxin, which produces MSTHIQRSALLPYPAQALFDLVNDVASYPQFLPWCSSSEVLDVSETHMRASLAVAKGGLSQRFVTANTLVPGESIKLSLVEGPFTQLYGQWEFKALGDKACKISLDLTFDYAGPLVRATLGPLFNQATNTLVDAFCQRAKQLYG; this is translated from the coding sequence ATGAGTACTCATATTCAGCGTTCGGCGCTGCTGCCTTATCCGGCCCAGGCTTTGTTTGATCTGGTCAACGATGTGGCGAGCTACCCGCAGTTCCTGCCCTGGTGTTCGTCCAGTGAGGTGTTGGATGTCAGCGAAACTCACATGCGCGCCAGTCTGGCGGTGGCTAAGGGTGGCTTGAGCCAGCGCTTCGTCACGGCCAATACCCTGGTGCCTGGTGAGTCGATCAAACTGAGCCTGGTTGAAGGGCCGTTTACCCAGTTGTATGGCCAGTGGGAGTTCAAGGCGCTGGGTGACAAAGCCTGCAAGATCAGTCTGGACCTGACGTTCGATTACGCTGGGCCGTTGGTGCGGGCGACGCTGGGTCCCTTGTTTAATCAGGCCACCAATACGCTGGTGGATGCCTTCTGCCAGAGGGCCAAGCAACTCTATGGATAA
- a CDS encoding 2-hydroxyacid dehydrogenase has translation MSNSHRAVFLDHRSLDLGDLDLSSLSACFNGLLLYPHSTQAQTIERLQGAQVAISNKVPLDAEVFAACPELKLVLVAATGTNPIDLAAARAHGVSVCNCQGYGTPSVAQHTLMLLLALATRLPDYQQDVRAGRWQQAQQFCLLDYPIVELHGKTLGLLGHGELGGAVAKLAEAFGMRVLLGQLPGRPPRADRVPLDELLPQVDALTLHCPLNDHTRNLIGARELHLMKPTAFLINTARGGLINEHALAEALRAGHLGGAATDVLTQEPPKDGNVLLAADIPRLIITPHSAWGSREARQRIVGQLSENALSFFNGTPMRVVS, from the coding sequence ATGAGTAACAGTCACCGCGCGGTCTTTCTCGACCACCGTTCACTCGACCTAGGCGACCTTGATTTATCCAGCCTGAGCGCCTGCTTTAATGGCCTGCTGCTGTATCCGCACAGCACACAGGCGCAAACCATCGAACGTCTGCAAGGCGCACAGGTAGCGATCAGCAACAAGGTACCGCTGGATGCCGAGGTGTTTGCCGCATGCCCGGAGCTGAAGCTAGTTTTGGTGGCCGCCACTGGCACCAACCCGATTGATCTGGCCGCCGCCCGCGCCCATGGCGTCAGTGTGTGCAATTGCCAGGGTTACGGCACGCCCTCGGTGGCGCAACACACCCTGATGCTGCTATTGGCGCTGGCCACACGCCTGCCCGATTACCAGCAGGACGTTCGCGCCGGCCGCTGGCAACAGGCACAGCAGTTCTGCCTGCTCGATTACCCTATCGTCGAACTGCACGGCAAAACCCTCGGCCTGCTCGGCCATGGCGAACTGGGTGGTGCAGTCGCCAAACTGGCCGAGGCCTTTGGCATGCGCGTGCTGCTCGGCCAGCTGCCTGGCCGCCCTCCTCGCGCCGACCGCGTGCCGCTGGATGAACTGCTGCCCCAGGTCGATGCCCTGACCCTGCATTGCCCACTGAACGACCATACCCGCAACCTGATCGGCGCCCGTGAACTGCACCTGATGAAACCCACCGCTTTCCTGATCAATACCGCCCGCGGCGGCCTGATCAACGAGCACGCTCTGGCTGAGGCACTGCGCGCCGGCCACCTGGGCGGCGCAGCCACCGATGTACTAACCCAGGAGCCGCCAAAAGACGGTAACGTCCTGCTCGCTGCCGACATTCCACGTTTGATCATCACCCCGCACAGCGCCTGGGGCAGCCGTGAGGCAAGGCAACGGATCGTCGGTCAACTCAGTGAAAACGCTTTGTCCTTCTTCAACGGCACGCCCATGCGCGTTGTCAGCTAA
- a CDS encoding CPXCG motif-containing cysteine-rich protein, producing MLESEGYQCPYCGEQVEALLDLSAGDQQYIEDCPVCCRPIVFSLQTDGQDWNLDVRGEND from the coding sequence ATGCTGGAAAGCGAGGGCTATCAGTGCCCTTATTGTGGCGAGCAGGTGGAAGCGCTGCTTGATCTGTCAGCGGGTGATCAGCAGTACATTGAAGATTGTCCGGTGTGCTGCCGGCCTATCGTGTTTTCGCTGCAGACTGATGGTCAGGATTGGAACCTGGATGTGCGCGGGGAGAATGACTGA
- a CDS encoding LysE family translocator — protein sequence MYWTEFLAVALIHLLAVASPGPDFAIVVRESVAHGRRAGIFSALGVGCGIFIHVAYSLLGIGLIVSQSIVLFNALKWLAAAYLLYIGIRALRAKPASPSDAELSLDEGERSPRAAFVAGFVTNGLNPKATLFFLSLFTVVINPHTPLPVQAGYGVYLAVATALWFCMVAQLFSHQRVRAGFARLGHWFDRMMGAVLVGLGVKLAFSELR from the coding sequence ATGTACTGGACCGAGTTTTTAGCTGTGGCCCTGATCCACCTGCTGGCCGTGGCCAGCCCTGGCCCTGATTTCGCGATTGTGGTGCGTGAGAGTGTGGCGCACGGGCGGCGCGCCGGCATCTTCAGTGCGCTTGGTGTGGGCTGCGGAATTTTCATCCATGTGGCCTATTCGCTGTTGGGTATCGGCTTGATCGTGTCGCAGTCGATTGTGTTGTTTAACGCCCTGAAGTGGCTGGCGGCGGCTTATCTGCTGTACATCGGCATTCGCGCATTGCGGGCCAAACCGGCAAGCCCGAGCGATGCCGAGTTGAGCCTGGATGAAGGCGAGCGCTCGCCGCGTGCCGCCTTTGTTGCGGGCTTTGTGACCAATGGGCTGAACCCCAAGGCCACGCTGTTCTTCCTGTCGCTGTTTACCGTCGTGATCAATCCGCACACGCCGCTGCCGGTGCAGGCGGGTTATGGGGTTTATCTGGCGGTGGCTACGGCGCTGTGGTTTTGCATGGTGGCTCAGTTGTTCAGTCACCAGCGGGTGCGTGCCGGGTTTGCGCGGCTGGGCCACTGGTTTGATCGCATGATGGGGGCGGTGCTGGTAGGACTAGGGGTGAAGCTGGCTTTCAGCGAGCTGCGCTAG
- a CDS encoding SOS response-associated peptidase yields MCGRYALFRWTPAFAAIPGFPADQLPHWSISPNSQVLLLRSVEGERQLTRARWGLTPPWLTDLTKTPAQARAETLSEQPMFREAFRLRRGLLPANGFYEWRGAARKRPYWLSGDGVPLLHFAALWEAYPVEGHVYLSVAVVTQAAASQRRPLMLNEAAQAAWLDSATSPAEALALLASPQPQLRERVLANLVNDPKLDAPECLTPA; encoded by the coding sequence ATGTGTGGACGTTACGCCCTGTTCCGTTGGACGCCTGCCTTTGCGGCGATTCCCGGTTTTCCTGCTGATCAGTTACCGCACTGGAGCATTTCGCCCAACAGTCAGGTGTTGTTGTTGCGCAGCGTCGAGGGCGAGCGGCAGTTGACGCGCGCACGTTGGGGGCTGACGCCACCTTGGTTGACGGACCTGACCAAGACCCCGGCCCAGGCGCGTGCCGAGACTCTATCCGAACAGCCGATGTTTCGTGAGGCGTTTCGCCTGCGTCGCGGCTTGCTGCCGGCCAATGGTTTTTATGAATGGCGGGGAGCGGCGCGCAAACGGCCGTATTGGTTGAGTGGTGACGGGGTGCCGTTGCTGCACTTTGCTGCCCTGTGGGAAGCATATCCGGTCGAAGGGCATGTCTACCTGAGCGTGGCTGTGGTGACGCAGGCAGCGGCCAGTCAGCGCCGACCGCTGATGCTTAATGAGGCCGCGCAGGCCGCCTGGCTGGACTCCGCTACTTCGCCGGCCGAGGCTTTGGCATTGCTGGCCAGTCCACAGCCCCAGTTGCGTGAGCGGGTGTTGGCCAATTTGGTCAACGATCCAAAACTGGATGCGCCGGAGTGCCTCACGCCTGCATAA
- the recN gene encoding DNA repair protein RecN has translation MLVHLSVHNYAIVEHLDLELDAGMSVISGETGAGKSIMLDALGLTLGDRADSGVVRPGADKADILASFDLTDIPEARAWLTERDLDNDGPCILRRVITAEGRSRSYINGAPCPQGDLKALGELLIDIHSQHEHQSLLKADTHRRLLDEYAGSQELARQVQLAAQRWKQTKNELERVSSIGDEQRARHQLLSYQLEELDNLALGEDELEQLEQEHKNLTNAESLLSACRLVIEQCSDNDAGNVLSALTGSLNRLSAFQGQPGALSEATNLLASAQIQVEEAVSELNRFLDHFDADPERLRQMEERLDAIYTLARKHRIQPSELGAMQQQLFEELESLNADDQAAERLSDELAAFERHYQEKAAELSTLRNKAASQLDSAVELEMQTLGMPGGRFTIKLTTHTNSEPQPNGLEQLEFLVSANPGQPLKALAKVASGGELSRISLAIQVITAQTSRVPTLVFDEVDVGIGGPTAEVVGQLLRRLGERGQVLTVTHLPQVAAQGHQHLFVHKVRESDATRTAVSKLSPAQRVEEIARMLGGVDLTEESLAHARQMVGSAQA, from the coding sequence ATGCTGGTGCACCTGTCCGTACACAACTACGCCATCGTTGAACACCTTGATTTAGAACTGGACGCTGGCATGAGCGTGATCAGCGGTGAAACCGGCGCCGGTAAATCGATCATGCTCGACGCCCTCGGCCTGACCCTGGGTGATCGCGCCGATAGCGGCGTGGTGCGTCCTGGTGCGGACAAAGCGGACATCCTCGCCAGCTTTGACCTGACCGATATCCCTGAAGCCCGCGCCTGGCTGACCGAACGCGATCTGGACAATGACGGCCCATGCATCCTGCGCCGTGTAATCACCGCCGAAGGCCGCTCACGCAGCTACATTAACGGCGCCCCCTGTCCGCAAGGCGACCTCAAGGCCCTGGGCGAACTGCTGATCGACATCCACAGCCAGCATGAACACCAGTCGCTGCTCAAGGCCGACACCCACCGCCGCCTGCTCGACGAATACGCCGGCAGCCAGGAACTGGCGCGCCAAGTGCAACTCGCGGCACAACGCTGGAAGCAGACCAAGAATGAACTGGAGCGGGTTTCCAGCATCGGCGACGAACAGCGCGCGCGCCACCAATTGCTCAGCTATCAACTGGAAGAACTCGACAACCTGGCCCTCGGCGAAGACGAACTTGAACAGCTGGAACAGGAACACAAGAACCTGACCAACGCCGAAAGCCTGCTCAGCGCCTGCCGTCTGGTAATCGAACAATGCAGCGATAATGATGCCGGCAACGTGCTGTCCGCCCTGACCGGCAGCCTGAATCGCCTCAGCGCCTTCCAGGGCCAACCCGGCGCATTGAGCGAAGCCACCAACCTGCTGGCCAGCGCACAAATCCAGGTAGAAGAAGCCGTCAGCGAACTGAACCGTTTCCTTGATCATTTCGACGCCGACCCTGAACGCCTGCGCCAGATGGAAGAGCGCCTGGACGCGATCTACACGCTGGCGCGCAAGCACCGTATCCAGCCCAGCGAACTAGGCGCCATGCAGCAGCAACTGTTCGAGGAGCTGGAAAGCCTCAATGCCGACGACCAGGCCGCCGAACGCCTGAGCGACGAACTGGCCGCCTTCGAACGGCATTACCAGGAAAAAGCAGCGGAACTCAGCACCCTGCGCAACAAGGCCGCTAGTCAACTGGACAGCGCGGTCGAGCTGGAAATGCAAACCCTCGGCATGCCCGGCGGGCGCTTCACCATCAAGCTAACGACCCACACCAACAGCGAGCCACAGCCTAACGGCCTGGAGCAACTCGAGTTTCTGGTCAGCGCCAACCCTGGACAACCGCTGAAAGCCCTGGCCAAGGTCGCCTCGGGCGGCGAGCTGTCGCGCATCAGCCTAGCGATTCAGGTAATCACCGCGCAAACCTCGCGGGTGCCCACCCTGGTATTCGATGAAGTCGACGTCGGCATTGGCGGCCCCACCGCCGAAGTGGTCGGTCAGCTATTGCGCCGCCTCGGCGAACGCGGGCAGGTACTGACCGTCACCCACCTGCCGCAAGTCGCGGCACAAGGGCATCAGCACCTGTTCGTGCACAAAGTGCGTGAAAGCGATGCCACCCGCACAGCAGTGAGCAAACTGAGCCCTGCGCAGCGGGTCGAGGAAATCGCGCGCATGCTCGGCGGCGTCGATCTCACCGAAGAATCCCTGGCCCACGCGCGACAGATGGTCGGCAGCGCCCAGGCCTGA
- a CDS encoding M48 family metallopeptidase, translating into MNTLIRLASFGLCGLLTACQAVNTTSGGAVGVERKQYMFSMLSTQEVNQMYAQSYQQTLSAASSQGALDKTSKNAKRLRTIADRLIAQAPLFRPDAAQWQWEVNLIRSPELNANCGPGGKIIFYSGIIEKLKLSDDEIAAIMGHEIAHALREHGREAMSKAYGIELTKQGAGALLGLGSDTMALADAAVTYGLTLPNSRGNENEADLIGLELAARAGYSPNAAVSLWQKMAAASEGAPPEFMSTHPSSSSRIAALQAAIPKVMPLYEQAR; encoded by the coding sequence ATGAACACTCTAATTCGCCTGGCCAGTTTCGGGCTCTGTGGCCTGCTGACAGCCTGTCAGGCTGTTAATACCACCAGCGGTGGCGCTGTGGGTGTCGAGCGCAAGCAGTACATGTTCAGCATGTTGTCGACCCAAGAAGTCAACCAGATGTATGCGCAGTCCTATCAGCAGACGTTGAGCGCAGCGTCGAGTCAGGGCGCGCTGGATAAGACCAGTAAAAACGCCAAACGTCTGCGCACCATTGCTGACCGGCTGATCGCTCAGGCGCCGCTGTTCCGTCCTGACGCCGCGCAGTGGCAGTGGGAAGTCAACCTGATCCGAAGTCCTGAGCTAAATGCCAACTGTGGCCCGGGCGGCAAGATCATTTTTTACAGCGGGATCATCGAGAAGCTAAAGCTCAGCGACGATGAGATTGCCGCAATCATGGGGCATGAAATAGCTCATGCGCTGCGCGAACACGGCCGCGAGGCGATGTCCAAGGCCTATGGTATAGAGCTGACGAAGCAGGGGGCGGGTGCTTTGCTCGGCCTGGGTTCCGATACCATGGCCCTGGCGGATGCTGCGGTGACGTATGGTCTGACGCTACCCAATAGCCGTGGCAATGAGAACGAAGCTGATCTGATTGGTCTGGAGTTGGCTGCACGGGCTGGTTACAGCCCCAATGCTGCCGTCAGCTTGTGGCAGAAGATGGCTGCTGCCAGCGAAGGTGCGCCGCCTGAATTCATGAGTACGCACCCGTCTTCCAGCAGCCGGATTGCAGCATTGCAGGCGGCGATTCCCAAGGTCATGCCGCTGTATGAACAGGCGCGCTAA
- a CDS encoding TMEM165/GDT1 family protein, whose protein sequence is MLESLFVPTFIVALAEIGDKTQLLALLLAARFRKPWPIIWGIVVATLANHFAAGAIGNWVASFFSPATLSWILAASFVAVALWTLIPDKLDDDESSSFKRYGPFLTTLIAFFLAEMGDKTQVATVMLAAQYPHFILVVIGTTLGMLIANVPVVLAGNFAAERLPLTLIRRLAACAFAALAVYAGFQALKFSGLI, encoded by the coding sequence ATGCTCGAATCCCTGTTTGTCCCCACCTTTATCGTTGCCCTCGCCGAAATTGGCGACAAGACCCAACTGCTGGCCTTGCTGCTGGCTGCGCGTTTTCGCAAACCCTGGCCCATCATCTGGGGCATTGTCGTCGCGACCCTGGCCAACCACTTTGCCGCCGGCGCGATCGGCAACTGGGTTGCCAGCTTCTTTTCCCCGGCCACCTTGAGCTGGATCCTCGCCGCCAGCTTTGTCGCCGTGGCCCTATGGACCCTGATTCCCGACAAACTGGACGACGACGAAAGTTCCAGTTTCAAACGCTACGGCCCATTTTTGACCACGCTGATTGCCTTCTTCCTGGCGGAAATGGGCGACAAAACCCAGGTGGCCACGGTGATGCTCGCGGCGCAGTACCCACATTTCATTCTGGTGGTCATCGGCACCACGCTGGGCATGCTGATCGCCAACGTCCCTGTGGTTCTGGCGGGAAATTTTGCCGCCGAGCGCCTGCCACTGACCCTGATTCGTCGGCTGGCCGCCTGCGCCTTTGCTGCGCTGGCCGTCTATGCGGGGTTTCAGGCGTTGAAATTCAGCGGATTAATTTGA
- the fur gene encoding ferric iron uptake transcriptional regulator: MVENSELRKAGLKVTLPRVKILQMLDSAGQRHMSAEDVYKSLMEAGDDVGLATVYRVLTQFEAAGLVVRHNFDGGHAVFELADSGHHDHMVCVDSGEVIEFFDPEIEKRQKEIVKEHGFELVDHNLVLYVRKKS, encoded by the coding sequence ATGGTTGAAAATAGCGAACTACGCAAGGCTGGCCTGAAAGTGACCCTGCCACGGGTCAAGATTCTGCAAATGCTCGACTCTGCCGGTCAGCGCCATATGAGTGCAGAAGACGTTTACAAATCTTTGATGGAGGCGGGCGACGATGTTGGCCTGGCCACTGTTTACCGTGTACTGACTCAGTTCGAAGCCGCAGGCCTGGTGGTGCGCCACAACTTTGATGGCGGTCATGCGGTATTTGAACTGGCTGATAGCGGGCACCACGACCATATGGTGTGCGTCGACTCGGGTGAGGTGATCGAGTTCTTTGATCCTGAGATCGAGAAGCGTCAGAAAGAGATCGTCAAAGAGCACGGTTTCGAGCTGGTCGATCACAACCTTGTGCTGTACGTGCGCAAGAAAAGCTGA
- a CDS encoding RnfH family protein — MDKPNIVVEVVYALANKQKLLRLSLPHGTTVRQAALQSGMQAHFPGLDLQNSPLGIFGKAVSKPDERILEDGERVEIYRSLIADPKEVRKQRAAKAAQARAEDGGS; from the coding sequence ATGGATAAGCCAAATATCGTGGTCGAGGTGGTTTATGCCCTGGCCAACAAGCAGAAACTGCTGCGCCTGAGCCTGCCTCACGGCACCACGGTTCGCCAGGCAGCCCTGCAGTCCGGTATGCAAGCGCATTTCCCTGGGCTGGACCTGCAGAACAGCCCGCTCGGGATCTTCGGTAAGGCCGTCAGCAAGCCCGATGAGCGGATTCTGGAAGACGGTGAACGGGTGGAGATCTATCGGTCGCTGATCGCTGATCCGAAAGAGGTGCGCAAGCAGCGCGCGGCCAAGGCGGCGCAGGCCAGGGCTGAAGACGGTGGAAGCTGA
- a CDS encoding outer membrane protein assembly factor BamE, giving the protein MQKTKLLLTSLTLTGLLALAGCSFPGVYKIDIQQGNVVTQDMIDQLRPGMTRKQVRFIMGNPLLTDTFHANRWDYLYSIQPGGGQRLQERVSVNFNADDQLVGLSGDFMPGVSRDQAILGEDSGVTTPQTTQQPAAEEKPAPGSLLEQIQREVDDVKVVPVPVPEPLESTPQ; this is encoded by the coding sequence ATGCAAAAAACCAAGCTCCTGCTGACCAGCCTCACCCTTACGGGGCTACTCGCACTCGCCGGTTGTTCATTCCCCGGGGTTTATAAAATCGACATTCAACAGGGCAATGTCGTCACGCAGGACATGATAGACCAGTTGCGACCAGGAATGACCCGCAAACAAGTGCGGTTTATCATGGGCAACCCGCTGCTGACTGACACCTTCCACGCCAATCGCTGGGACTACCTCTACAGCATCCAGCCCGGCGGCGGCCAACGCCTGCAGGAGCGCGTCAGCGTCAACTTCAATGCTGACGACCAACTGGTGGGCCTGTCCGGTGATTTCATGCCGGGCGTCAGCCGTGACCAGGCCATTCTCGGTGAAGACAGCGGCGTGACAACCCCGCAAACCACCCAACAGCCAGCCGCCGAAGAAAAACCGGCGCCCGGCTCACTGCTTGAGCAGATTCAACGCGAAGTGGACGACGTGAAAGTTGTTCCAGTACCCGTCCCCGAGCCCCTGGAAAGCACACCGCAGTAA
- a CDS encoding putative signal transducing protein yields MQRIYEPRDLMEGELLLSMLASEGIDAYLTGQHLTGAVGELPACGLLGVLVEDAQAHSAQQLIAAYNAALPLPGDEPESIQGTLLC; encoded by the coding sequence ATGCAGCGTATTTATGAGCCGCGGGACCTGATGGAAGGTGAGTTGCTGCTGAGTATGTTGGCCAGTGAGGGCATTGACGCCTACCTGACCGGGCAGCATCTCACAGGCGCTGTGGGCGAGTTGCCGGCATGCGGACTGCTCGGCGTATTGGTAGAAGACGCGCAGGCGCACAGCGCACAACAGTTAATCGCCGCGTACAATGCCGCGCTGCCGCTGCCCGGTGATGAGCCGGAGAGTATTCAGGGTACTTTGCTCTGTTGA
- a CDS encoding ketosteroid isomerase-related protein, with protein sequence MSLDDRKRLVRHHIDLSWNKGRTALAEQMHSPDFLYKSSFIGRPLSSAAFAQMVQDIRHAMPDLQVVIEECIAEGNKVVTWSTLIGTIEKPALGYPPSDKVLSISAMAFWTLTPSNEIQEICTMFDMESFRAQLGLASQPFADKALP encoded by the coding sequence ATGTCACTGGATGATCGGAAAAGGCTTGTTCGCCATCATATTGACCTGTCGTGGAACAAGGGCCGTACCGCGCTCGCCGAGCAAATGCACAGCCCGGACTTTCTCTACAAAAGCTCATTCATCGGTCGACCGCTGTCCAGCGCCGCCTTCGCCCAAATGGTGCAGGACATCCGCCATGCCATGCCGGACCTGCAAGTGGTGATCGAGGAGTGCATCGCCGAGGGCAATAAGGTAGTGACCTGGAGCACCCTGATTGGCACCATCGAGAAGCCCGCGCTAGGTTATCCACCCAGCGACAAGGTGCTGAGCATCTCTGCCATGGCATTTTGGACGCTTACACCGAGCAATGAAATCCAGGAAATCTGCACCATGTTCGACATGGAAAGCTTCCGCGCACAACTCGGTTTGGCCAGCCAACCCTTTGCAGACAAGGCGCTACCCTGA
- a CDS encoding methyl-accepting chemotaxis protein has product MAEIELVATAVHEMTATAQDVARNATHAAEAANNADQSANQGKQTVQLTADAIAALAQEIGRAVNVVQTLAKDSENINAILVAIRGIAEQTNLLALNAAIEAARAGEQGRGFAVVADEVRNLAQKTQQATEEIQAMIQQLQQGTRDVVKVMEDSQSKTQISVQQASQAAIALDAITQAVSVINDMNTQIASAAEEQSAVAEDINRNVTNIGQVANEVAGGADEASQASAELTKLAEQQRRLINQFRV; this is encoded by the coding sequence ATGGCGGAAATCGAGTTGGTCGCCACTGCGGTGCATGAGATGACGGCTACCGCTCAGGACGTCGCACGCAACGCCACCCATGCCGCAGAAGCGGCCAACAACGCCGACCAATCAGCAAATCAGGGCAAGCAGACGGTGCAACTCACGGCCGATGCAATTGCAGCTCTTGCTCAGGAAATCGGCCGGGCGGTGAACGTGGTACAGACGCTGGCCAAGGACAGCGAAAACATCAACGCCATTCTGGTGGCTATCCGCGGGATTGCCGAGCAAACCAACCTGCTCGCCCTCAACGCAGCTATTGAGGCCGCACGCGCCGGCGAACAGGGGCGAGGCTTTGCCGTGGTCGCCGATGAGGTGCGCAACCTGGCGCAGAAGACGCAACAAGCCACCGAAGAAATTCAGGCCATGATCCAACAGCTGCAGCAAGGTACGCGTGATGTGGTCAAGGTCATGGAAGACAGCCAGAGCAAAACCCAGATAAGCGTGCAACAGGCCAGCCAGGCAGCCATAGCACTGGATGCAATCACACAAGCGGTATCGGTGATCAACGACATGAACACGCAGATTGCCAGCGCCGCCGAAGAGCAAAGCGCCGTGGCTGAGGATATCAACCGCAATGTCACCAACATCGGACAGGTGGCCAATGAGGTCGCCGGTGGTGCTGATGAAGCCAGTCAGGCCAGCGCCGAATTGACCAAACTGGCCGAGCAGCAGCGCCGTCTGATCAATCAGTTCAGAGTCTGA
- the smpB gene encoding SsrA-binding protein SmpB, with amino-acid sequence MAKQKKHPQGTIAQNKKAMHDYFVESRFEAGLVLSGWEVKSLRAGKAQLVDSYVLLKDDEAWLMGCHITPLKTASTHVIADPTRTRKLLLNKRELDKLFGAVQQKGYTCVAMSLYWKAHLIKCEIALAKGKKDFDKRNTEKERDADREVQRAMRSKGKDE; translated from the coding sequence ATGGCTAAACAAAAGAAACATCCGCAAGGCACCATCGCGCAAAACAAGAAGGCGATGCACGACTACTTCGTCGAATCCAGGTTCGAGGCTGGCTTGGTCCTGTCCGGCTGGGAAGTGAAGAGTCTGCGCGCCGGCAAGGCTCAACTGGTCGACAGCTACGTGCTGCTCAAGGACGACGAGGCCTGGCTGATGGGTTGCCACATTACCCCCCTGAAAACCGCCAGCACCCACGTGATTGCGGACCCCACCCGCACCCGCAAGCTGCTGCTGAACAAGCGCGAACTGGACAAGCTGTTTGGTGCCGTGCAGCAAAAAGGCTATACCTGTGTGGCCATGTCGCTGTACTGGAAGGCGCACCTGATCAAGTGCGAAATTGCCCTGGCCAAGGGCAAGAAGGACTTTGACAAGCGCAATACCGAGAAAGAGCGCGACGCTGACCGCGAAGTACAGCGCGCCATGCGCAGCAAAGGCAAAGACGAGTAA